A segment of the Dioscorea cayenensis subsp. rotundata cultivar TDr96_F1 unplaced genomic scaffold, TDr96_F1_v2_PseudoChromosome.rev07_lg8_w22 25.fasta BLBR01002222.1, whole genome shotgun sequence genome:
AGATTGTTGACTGTTGCAACTATCTCAAAATTCCATCAGCCATTGAGGTTCAATTTCATTTTGCATTCTTGTCAttgtgtcttttatttttgtacatCTTTACATTAGTTTGTGTCTGTGTTTTGTTGTAGTTGGATAAGGCGTATCCCCGGGATTTCATGCAGAGAGGAAGGGTAAGGGTATTGCTAAGAAGGGAGGATGGGTCTCCTTACAATCCTGCAATTGGAACTAGTAAGGATGTTATCCTGATTTACTTTGAAGCAATTGGCCTTTATTTGTTTAGTcttctaatttatttgtttgtttatttatttatttccattttaTGGTGTACCTCTGATTGGTTAACTAGATTCTTGTAGTAGTCATTGGTGTAGGAGAAATATTAGAATTCTAGTTGATAATTGAAAGAAAGTTGATAGAATGACAGGATAAGGTTTAACATGATGCATTGCTTATGTGTCTTTCCGGGAGTCATTAGCATGTTAATTGTATACGAATTTTAGTTGTTAATTAAATGAAAGTAGAAATAATGCAAGCAAAAAGATTTAACATgatgcatttcttcaattaCCACTGGGATTATTGTggtactttatttatattctgaTCTAGTTCACATGTTGCTCTTGATTTGGAGTGTAAGAGCGCATTGGAAGTATATACAAATTTGAAGGAATtctgtttagttttattttttttctttctttcttaccAAAGTTGATATGTCAAAGACTTATGATGACTGATGCTTGGTTATTTTAAGTTATTGATGAATGTAAGTTAATGGCAGTTAAGGCCAGTAGTGGTCTCTGAAGGGGGGGTTATTATCTATTTTAGCCCCACATGTAAAACATGTTCTTTTGGTCTCAGAACTAGATGAATTTGTTCGTTTTGGACGATATATCAACTGTTATACAAGACCTATTACACATTATATATGCTTCTATGCCAATCAAAATGGCCAAAATGAACAAATTTGCCTAGTTCAAGAgccaaaatgaatatttttgcaTTTGAGGCCCAAAATAAACAACCAACCCAGCTCAAAGGCCATTAGTCATtttaaactattaaaaataGGACAGTGGAGATGCATCTTTGTCTTCTATGCCAAACATTGCTAGAATTCATTTCAATTACTACCACTTGTGTTGCAATGAACTAGGAAAAGACTCATGGTTCACGTCGTGTACATTAGTTTAGTTGTGAGATATGTTATATGGCAACTCATTTTTTCTTCCTCCTAAAGCAACCATTGGATAGCTAGCTTTCACAACTTTTTCTCTCATATCAATAGCATTTacttttgagttctattttacCATCGTCAGATTTCAGATTACACTTTTGCACTTACACAACAGCACACATGACATTAGAAAAGCAGTACTCTTACTAATGGTTTTAAATATCAATCATGCTTCAAAGCATTTTATTAGAGGTCAATATGTGAATTTGTGAAGAAGATATTCCTGTTTTGTGGGAGTATGCCTGCAATTACCCTTGAAGATAGCCCCCAATTTCATTCCTCTCAATCATAAACATTATTTGGATTATTGTCTAGATGTGTTCAATCTTAATGCTTTATGCTTTTGCCTCTAAACTTCCTCAATAATTGCAGGGAAGCAGCTGATGCATCAAGTAGCAGAATTAGTTCCTAAGCATCACGGAAGGACTAAGAAACAGGAGCCAGCAGCTACTTCAACTGCAGCAGGCCCTTCGAAATCTGGAAAGAgtggaaagaagaaaaagtaattGATGGTTTCATGTTCAGATCCAAGTGTGGATGAACAAAGTTCAAAGTAAGCAACACATTTTGGGATCATCTGCCACAAGGAAATTGCTTGTTCTTAGCAAAATCTCACACAACTTTAGGCGAGAGTTCTGGTTTTATTATGTGATGGGAACTTGACTGCCATTTCAGCACTTAGCTGCATATTTTGTAATCAGTGATGCTACAAATATGTTGTGTTTTTCCTTCCAAATGATACTTATTGATTTTAGATGCAGTTCCTTTTTGAACGCTAACAATTTGTGCTCTTGTGTTTGAAAGTATCACATGGAGAGTGACTGTCtttgaaaacaaattgaaaataaaaaaaagctaaagTGCTGAATTATGCTTTTCATAACTTTACCAAACAATGCTAGACACAATATGACCTGacttttttaaatgaaaagtttttgtcacaaatttatccatatatatatatattaccattttatgattataaatACAGGAAATATATAGATTTTACATAGAATCCCATAAAATATATCTGAATTGGTTCAGTTAATAGATTGTTTAACTTAAGCTGAAATTATCACTTTAGCTAACCATTTTATCCGATTGTAATAAGTTAAACAGCACTTAAATCCAGTTAATATCATGCCTCGTGATCTGACCCAACCGCGCCAATGGACGGCAGAGATGCATCCCTCTGGAAAGATCTCTTCcagaaaccctaaccctaaccctagaaatCCTCTATAAATACAAACCGATGCCCCCTCTCCGTTTCTCTGGTCTCTTTGCTTCTCTTTTGCTCCGTTATCTTTCCATTTGTGACTGCTAtatttttctctagtttttgttttttgattgtTGATTTTCAATGGGGAAGAGGACGATGATGATCTCAATCAATAGGTCTCGTTCGTCTTAATGGCTTGATCGCCTTGAAGACCAACCTGATATATCACCACCCATATTCCGAGTCCACTCCCTCTATCTCTCTCCCTTGATCtttttctagggttagggtttttgatctatttgtttgtttgtttgttttttttttaaatatcattgggccgatgattaaaaataaaatcaatgacaAGCATATGTCTGAATTCCAGTGTGTGGATAAAATCTAATCTTCTCTATGAGgcctatatattttattttattttattttatttttgttcttggaGTCGATGATGAGGATTTGTGATGTTTTTTAATTGCTGAATTATTTCGTGATTATAAAAACACTACTGCCTTCCTTCTGAGGCTCTCatctgtttttaattttttttttaattaaattgtttatatGAAAACTATTTGTTTgctaaaaatgtaattttttttaatggttttggtttctttgttgtttggttttggCCAGATGATGAGCGATTGCATAGTTCACATGATCTTTCCTAtgattaagaaaaatacgtcTTTCGCTCCTAACTGATGGCTTTAAAAGCTAGTCTCTTTTTCAccatatttgtaatttttctgaattacctatttttaaaaaaaaataaaaagaaaagaaaatgtttttgttgtaatgcatagtttttattttcaataacaGACGTTAATAATTTATGGCTAATGTTCATGTATTCTACTCCCGCGGCATGATTCTTTTTGAGtattttaataaatgttttaaaaaaatcaatagtggagcgtgttttttttaaatattgtattttttaaaattatatattaaaatgcttatttttttaattaattatgaaaatatgtaaaaaaatatgcgtatttttataattaatttaaaaaaataagcattttggtatataattataaaaaatgcaatattaaaaaaaaaccctctcacgggtggttttttaaaatatttatctaaatgtgtatttttataaatatttattaaagtaCTCAAAAAGTATATGAAAGGTATCTTTACCTAAgatattttttaggtttttttaaattttataataaaatttttaatataatattttatgtttgaattttataattttttaattaaatctttttataattttatttaaattttacaatagtttttttatataacattttatatttaagtttatataaattttttaatttaattttttttacaatcttatttaaattttacaatagtttttttattaaaatatttattacaatgtgggagaaattttaaattaaaaaatttataagaatttaaatataaaatattatataaaataaaaaataaaaaggtattATGTGTAAAATGTACCATGCAGGGTATGCTTTTATattcttaataaatatttataaaaatgttcatttagataaatatttctaaaaaatgtaatatttaaagTTAGTGtactaaaattataaattataatgaaaaaagatatttaaaaaataaatttttttaaaaaataatatttcatattttttaaatttattacatatataagttaataaaaacaattaaaataaaacaagtaaaaaacaGGACGGAAGAAAGTAGGTACAACAAATGAATGGGATTAATGGAGGAATTAATTTGGTAGGTAAAACAAGTTGAAGCACCAATTGCATTTGCAGTGGTGCCACAAATGAATTAAAGTCTCTTTTACAAATGTTGGCTTGGACTGGATGTTGCTGCTGTTAGATGTTGTATCCAGTTTTCTAACCCCTTAACCCCTTAACGCGAGGAACTGGATCCTGACAGGCACGTTGATTTTTCCTGTTTTAAGACGTATTTGTTTCTAGGAGTTCCTCTCTCCTAGCAACCTTTTTGTCTTGTTTTATTTCGCTCCTGTTGGTCTTTTGTTTCCACTGCTAgtgatttttctgtttttcttgttcTGTGGTTGCTTTGTATTTGTGCTCTTAATGcatttgtggtttattcactttacattaaaaattgacaataatcaattaaaattttcaataagaaCCAAGTTTGTGATACAAGAATCTCttccacaa
Coding sequences within it:
- the LOC120257602 gene encoding signal recognition particle 19 kDa protein, with translation MEGQGPNIKKWMVLYPIYINSKKTIAEGRRISAAKACENPTCLEIVDCCNYLKIPSAIELDKAYPRDFMQRGRVRVLLRREDGSPYNPAIGTRKQLMHQVAELVPKHHGRTKKQEPAATSTAAGPSKSGKSGKKKK